In Sodalis ligni, a single genomic region encodes these proteins:
- the ispH gene encoding 4-hydroxy-3-methylbut-2-enyl diphosphate reductase — MRILLANPRGFCAGVDRAISIVERALEIYGAPIYVRHEVVHNRYVVDALRAGGAIFIEQIDEVPDGSILIFSAHGVSQAVRNEAKNRDLTVFDATCPLVTKVHMEVARASRKGTEAILIGHAGHPEVEGTMGQYSNPQGGMYLVESPADVRKLQVKDEANLTFMTQTTLSVDDTSEVIDALRGRFPQIIGPRKDDICYATTNRQEAVRDLASEADIVLVVGSRNSSNSNRLAELAQRAGKPAYLIDTAADIQESWLRGMAVVGVTAGASAPDVLVKAVIERLRALGGVDVEERQGREENIVFEVPKELRVKVQIVE; from the coding sequence ATGCGCATATTGCTGGCTAACCCCCGCGGATTCTGCGCCGGTGTCGACCGGGCAATCAGTATTGTGGAGCGGGCGCTGGAAATCTACGGCGCCCCCATCTATGTCCGCCATGAAGTAGTGCACAACCGCTATGTGGTGGATGCGCTGCGCGCCGGCGGCGCGATCTTCATTGAACAAATCGATGAAGTGCCGGACGGCTCCATACTGATTTTTTCCGCCCACGGCGTATCGCAGGCGGTGCGCAACGAGGCGAAGAATCGGGATCTGACGGTATTCGACGCCACCTGTCCCCTGGTGACCAAGGTGCATATGGAGGTGGCGCGCGCCAGCCGCAAAGGCACTGAGGCGATTCTCATCGGCCATGCCGGGCATCCTGAAGTGGAAGGCACCATGGGGCAATACAGCAATCCGCAGGGCGGCATGTATCTGGTGGAATCGCCGGCGGATGTCCGCAAGCTGCAGGTCAAGGACGAGGCCAATCTCACGTTCATGACCCAGACCACGCTTTCCGTCGACGATACCTCCGAGGTTATCGATGCTCTGCGTGGACGCTTTCCCCAGATCATCGGCCCACGTAAGGACGATATCTGCTACGCCACCACCAATCGCCAGGAAGCAGTGCGAGACTTGGCGTCCGAGGCGGACATCGTGCTGGTGGTGGGCTCAAGAAACTCCTCCAACTCCAACCGGCTGGCGGAACTGGCCCAACGGGCGGGTAAGCCGGCCTATCTCATCGATACCGCCGCGGATATCCAGGAGAGCTGGCTGCGGGGCATGGCGGTGGTGGGCGTGACCGCCGGGGCCTCTGCACCGGATGTGCTGGTGAAGGCGGTGATTGAGCGTTTACGTGCCTTGGGCGGCGTAGATGTCGAGGAGCGCCAGGGACGGGAAGAGAATATCGTGTTCGAAGTGCC
- the fkpB gene encoding FKBP-type peptidyl-prolyl cis-trans isomerase produces MTEQVQSDSAVLLHFDLKLEDGTLAESTRRENKPALFRLGDQSLSKGLEQALLGLRVGDKKSFSLGPEEAFGPSNPDLVQFFSPRDFLDTGVPEAGTIMLFTAMNGNEMPGVVLAVTDESVTVDFNNPLAGRRVYFDIDVLAIDPEQEEDKNAHIAG; encoded by the coding sequence ATGACCGAACAGGTGCAGTCCGACAGCGCGGTGCTGTTGCATTTCGATCTCAAGCTTGAGGACGGTACCCTGGCGGAATCCACTCGCCGGGAGAATAAACCGGCGCTGTTCCGCCTGGGGGATCAGAGCCTGTCGAAGGGGTTGGAGCAGGCGCTGCTGGGATTGCGGGTGGGGGATAAAAAATCCTTTTCCCTGGGTCCCGAAGAGGCGTTCGGGCCCTCGAATCCCGATTTGGTCCAATTTTTCTCGCCGCGGGATTTTCTGGATACCGGCGTGCCGGAAGCGGGCACCATCATGCTGTTTACCGCCATGAACGGTAATGAAATGCCTGGGGTGGTCCTGGCGGTGACGGATGAATCCGTCACGGTGGATTTCAACAATCCGCTGGCCGGCCGCCGGGTTTATTTTGATATCGATGTCTTGGCTATCGATCCGGAGCAGGAGGAGGATAAAAATGCGCATATTGCTGGCTAA
- the lspA gene encoding signal peptidase II codes for MKTPLMSTGLRWLWLAVVVLVIDLGTKQWIMTHFMLHETMAIIPSVNFFYAQNFGAAFSFLADKGGWQRWLFALIALVIAIALLFMMYRSDYRQRMSNCAYALIIGGALGNLSDRLVHGVVIDFIDVYVNEWHWPTFNVADSAICIGAVLIVLEGFFRPSDRAAKQKG; via the coding sequence ATGAAAACACCCCTGATGTCAACCGGATTGCGCTGGCTGTGGCTGGCGGTAGTGGTACTGGTCATTGATCTTGGCACCAAGCAGTGGATTATGACGCACTTTATGCTGCATGAAACGATGGCGATCATACCCTCTGTGAATTTTTTCTATGCACAGAATTTCGGCGCGGCCTTCAGCTTCCTGGCGGATAAAGGCGGCTGGCAGCGCTGGCTGTTTGCGCTGATTGCCCTGGTTATCGCCATTGCGCTGCTGTTTATGATGTACCGGTCGGATTATCGGCAACGGATGTCCAACTGCGCCTATGCCCTGATTATCGGCGGCGCGTTGGGCAACCTGTCCGATCGGCTGGTGCACGGCGTGGTGATTGACTTTATTGACGTCTATGTCAATGAATGGCACTGGCCGACGTTCAATGTGGCGGATTCCGCCATTTGTATCGGTGCGGTATTGATCGTGCTGGAAGGGTTCTTCCGCCCTTCCGATCGGGCCGCCAAGCAGAAAGGCTGA
- the ileS gene encoding isoleucine--tRNA ligase gives MSDYKNTLNLPDTGFPMRGDLAKREPGMLQRWYEQDLYGIIRRAKKGKKSFILHDGPPYANGNIHIGHSVNKILKDIIIKSKGLMGYDSPYVPGWDCHGLPIELKVEQLIGKPGEKVSAAEFRAACRKYAAEQVAGQKKDFIRLGVLGDWEHPYLTMNFGTEANIIRALGKIIENGHLQKGAKPVHWCIDCRSALAEAEVEYYDRTSPSIDVAFQAVDAAAVAAKFGVSSLNGPLSLVIWTTTPWTLPADRGISVHPDYDYQLVAVDGQNWILAADLVESVMARAGVTHWTVLGSCKGSALELLRFQHPFMAFDVPVILGQHVTLDAGTGAVHTAPGHGPDDYVIGQQYGLEVSNPVGPDGCFLPGTYPGLDGVQVFKANDLIVQLLRDRGALVHVEKLLHSYPHCWRHKTPIIFRATPQWFISMDKKGLRQRSLEEIKDVQWIPTWGQARIENMVANRPDWCISRQRTWGVPMSLFVHKNTEELHPRTLELMEEVAKRVEQQGIQAWWDLDPAELLGAEAADYVKVPDTLDVWFDSGSTHSSVVAVRPEFAGHEPDMYLEGSDQHRGWFMSSLMISSAMKGRAPYRQVLTHGFTVDGQGRKMSKSIGNTVSPQQVMDKLGADILRLWVASTDYTGEIAVSDEILKRSADSYRRIRNTARFLLANLNGFDPALHSVKPEDMVVLDRWAVGRAQAAQADIIAAYDSYDLHNVVQRMMQFCSVEMGSFYLDIIKDRQYTTKADSIARRSCQTALYHIAEALVRWMAPILSFTADEIWSFMPGKRQQYVFTEEWYDGLFGLDEGETMNDAYWEQVLKVRGEVNKVLEQARADKRIGGSLEASVILYADESLAPTLSALGEELYFALLTSRAEVADYGAAGDDALQAEGLKGLKIALANAEGRKCPRCWHFETDIGADPEHPEICGRCVTNVAGAGEERKFV, from the coding sequence ATGAGTGATTACAAAAATACCCTGAATTTGCCGGACACAGGGTTCCCGATGCGCGGCGATCTGGCCAAGCGCGAGCCTGGCATGCTGCAACGCTGGTATGAACAGGACCTGTACGGGATTATCCGCCGTGCCAAGAAAGGTAAAAAAAGCTTTATTTTGCATGACGGCCCTCCCTATGCGAACGGCAATATTCATATCGGTCATTCGGTTAACAAGATTCTCAAAGACATTATCATCAAATCCAAAGGGCTGATGGGCTATGACTCGCCCTACGTGCCTGGCTGGGACTGCCACGGCCTGCCGATTGAACTGAAAGTTGAGCAGCTGATCGGCAAACCGGGTGAAAAGGTCAGCGCCGCCGAGTTTCGCGCCGCCTGCCGTAAATACGCCGCCGAACAGGTTGCCGGTCAGAAAAAGGATTTTATCCGTCTCGGCGTGCTGGGTGATTGGGAACATCCCTATCTGACGATGAATTTCGGCACCGAAGCCAATATCATCCGCGCATTGGGTAAAATCATCGAAAACGGCCATTTGCAAAAAGGGGCCAAGCCGGTGCACTGGTGCATCGATTGCCGTTCCGCCCTGGCGGAAGCTGAGGTGGAATACTACGACCGCACATCCCCTTCCATCGATGTAGCGTTCCAGGCCGTGGATGCCGCCGCGGTGGCGGCGAAATTCGGCGTTTCTTCCCTGAACGGACCGCTGTCGCTGGTCATCTGGACCACTACGCCCTGGACCTTGCCCGCGGACCGGGGAATTTCCGTGCACCCGGATTACGACTACCAGCTGGTGGCCGTGGACGGGCAGAACTGGATCCTGGCCGCCGACCTGGTGGAAAGCGTTATGGCGCGGGCCGGCGTCACCCACTGGACCGTACTGGGCAGTTGTAAAGGCAGCGCGCTGGAACTGCTGCGCTTCCAGCATCCGTTCATGGCATTCGACGTGCCGGTGATACTGGGGCAGCACGTGACGCTTGACGCCGGTACCGGCGCGGTACATACCGCCCCCGGCCACGGTCCGGACGACTATGTTATCGGCCAGCAGTACGGTCTGGAAGTCTCCAATCCGGTAGGGCCGGACGGCTGCTTCCTGCCCGGGACCTATCCCGGCCTGGACGGCGTACAGGTCTTCAAGGCCAACGATTTGATAGTGCAGCTGCTGCGTGACCGCGGCGCGCTGGTGCATGTGGAAAAACTGCTGCACAGCTACCCCCACTGCTGGCGCCACAAGACGCCGATTATCTTCCGCGCCACGCCGCAGTGGTTTATCAGCATGGATAAAAAGGGACTGCGCCAGCGCTCTTTGGAGGAAATCAAGGATGTGCAGTGGATCCCCACCTGGGGCCAGGCCCGCATCGAGAATATGGTGGCCAACCGCCCCGACTGGTGTATCTCGCGCCAGCGCACCTGGGGCGTGCCGATGTCGCTGTTCGTGCATAAAAACACCGAGGAGCTCCATCCGCGCACCCTGGAATTGATGGAAGAAGTGGCGAAACGGGTAGAGCAGCAGGGTATCCAGGCCTGGTGGGATTTGGATCCGGCGGAGCTGCTGGGGGCCGAGGCGGCCGACTATGTCAAGGTGCCCGATACGCTGGATGTCTGGTTTGATTCGGGATCCACCCATTCGTCGGTGGTGGCGGTGCGGCCCGAGTTCGCCGGCCACGAGCCGGACATGTACCTGGAAGGCTCCGATCAGCACCGCGGCTGGTTTATGTCATCGCTGATGATCTCCTCCGCCATGAAAGGCAGGGCCCCGTACCGCCAGGTGCTGACCCATGGCTTCACCGTCGACGGACAGGGCCGTAAAATGTCCAAATCCATCGGCAACACCGTCAGTCCGCAGCAGGTGATGGACAAGCTGGGGGCGGATATTCTTCGCTTGTGGGTCGCTTCCACCGATTATACCGGTGAAATCGCGGTATCGGATGAGATCCTCAAGCGCTCCGCCGATTCCTATCGGCGCATACGTAATACCGCGCGCTTCCTGCTGGCCAACCTGAACGGCTTCGACCCGGCGCTGCACAGCGTTAAGCCGGAAGATATGGTGGTGCTGGATCGCTGGGCCGTGGGCCGGGCGCAGGCGGCTCAGGCCGACATTATCGCCGCCTACGACAGCTATGACCTGCATAACGTCGTGCAGCGCATGATGCAGTTCTGCTCGGTGGAAATGGGCTCTTTCTATCTTGATATCATCAAGGACCGGCAGTACACCACCAAGGCAGACAGTATCGCCCGCCGCAGCTGCCAAACCGCCCTGTACCATATCGCCGAGGCGCTGGTGCGCTGGATGGCGCCGATTCTCTCCTTTACCGCCGACGAGATCTGGAGCTTTATGCCCGGAAAACGCCAGCAGTACGTCTTTACTGAAGAGTGGTATGACGGCCTGTTCGGGCTGGACGAAGGCGAGACCATGAACGATGCTTACTGGGAGCAGGTGCTGAAAGTACGCGGCGAAGTGAATAAAGTGCTGGAGCAGGCCCGTGCCGATAAGCGTATCGGCGGTTCCCTGGAGGCCAGCGTCATCCTGTACGCCGATGAGTCCCTGGCGCCGACCCTGAGCGCCCTGGGAGAGGAGCTCTATTTCGCCCTGTTGACGTCCCGGGCGGAAGTGGCGGATTACGGCGCGGCGGGCGATGATGCCCTGCAGGCCGAAGGCCTGAAAGGGCTGAAAATTGCACTGGCGAATGCCGAGGGCCGGAAGTGTCCCCGCTGTTGGCATTTTGAGACGGATATCGGCGCCGACCCCGAACATCCGGAAATCTGCGGCCGCTGCGTCACCAATGTGGCGGGCGCCGGCGAAGAGCGTAAGTTTGTCTGA
- the ribF gene encoding bifunctional riboflavin kinase/FAD synthetase → MKLIRGIHNLQARHSGCVLTIGNFDGFHRGHQALIAQLQSEGRKRGLPVMVMIFEPQPQEHFAGRDAPARLTRLRDKVKYLAQAGVDIVLCAKFDQHFAAIDARTFVSRLLVDKLGVRLLCVGDDFRFGACREGDYAFLQQAGTDAGFDVMSTATYTEGGLRISSTAVREALNTDLLAEAEMLLGHPYRISGRVEHGDELGRTLGFPTANVSLKKRPAPINGVYAVEVLGLSAMPLPGVANIGTRPTVAGLVSRLEVHLLDMSMDLYGRHIEVVFRAKLRNEQRFASLDELKRQIQNDVVTGRTFFALTAPF, encoded by the coding sequence ATGAAGCTTATTCGCGGCATACATAATCTTCAGGCGCGTCACTCCGGGTGCGTGCTCACCATCGGCAATTTTGACGGCTTTCATCGCGGGCATCAGGCGCTGATAGCGCAATTGCAGTCCGAGGGCCGTAAAAGAGGCCTGCCGGTAATGGTGATGATATTCGAGCCCCAGCCGCAAGAACATTTTGCCGGCCGGGACGCCCCGGCGCGGCTGACCCGCCTGCGGGATAAAGTGAAGTACCTGGCCCAGGCCGGGGTGGACATAGTACTCTGTGCGAAGTTTGATCAGCATTTTGCCGCCATTGACGCCCGGACGTTTGTTTCCCGGCTGCTGGTGGACAAGCTCGGCGTCAGGCTGCTTTGCGTAGGTGATGATTTTCGGTTCGGCGCCTGCCGGGAGGGTGATTACGCCTTTTTGCAGCAGGCGGGTACCGACGCGGGTTTTGATGTCATGAGCACCGCGACCTATACCGAAGGCGGCTTGCGTATCAGCAGCACCGCAGTACGGGAAGCGCTGAATACCGATCTGCTTGCCGAGGCCGAAATGCTGCTTGGCCATCCCTACCGAATTTCCGGCCGGGTGGAGCACGGCGACGAGCTGGGCCGTACCCTGGGATTTCCCACCGCCAACGTCTCGCTGAAAAAGCGGCCGGCGCCCATTAACGGCGTGTATGCGGTGGAGGTCCTGGGCCTGTCGGCCATGCCGCTGCCGGGCGTGGCGAACATCGGCACCCGACCCACGGTGGCCGGGCTGGTGTCGCGGCTGGAAGTCCATTTGCTGGATATGTCGATGGACCTGTACGGCCGCCATATCGAAGTGGTGTTTCGTGCTAAATTGCGTAATGAACAACGGTTTGCCTCCCTTGATGAGTTGAAGCGGCAAATCCAGAATGATGTGGTGACCGGCCGGACGTTTTTCGCACTGACGGCGCCCTTTTAA
- the rpsT gene encoding 30S ribosomal protein S20: protein MANIKSAKKRAVQSEKRRQHNASRRSMMRTFVKKVYAAIDSGDKEAAQSAFSVMQPLVDRQASKGLIHKNKAARHKSNLTARINAMQ, encoded by the coding sequence TTGGCTAATATCAAATCAGCTAAGAAACGCGCCGTACAGTCTGAGAAGCGTCGTCAGCACAATGCAAGCCGTCGCTCCATGATGCGTACCTTTGTTAAGAAGGTATACGCGGCTATCGATTCAGGTGATAAAGAAGCTGCGCAGAGTGCATTTTCTGTTATGCAGCCCCTAGTGGACCGTCAGGCCAGCAAAGGTCTGATCCACAAGAACAAAGCAGCGCGTCATAAATCTAATCTGACCGCGCGTATCAACGCTATGCAGTAA